Proteins found in one Aethina tumida isolate Nest 87 chromosome 1, icAetTumi1.1, whole genome shotgun sequence genomic segment:
- the LOC126266572 gene encoding tyrosine-protein kinase CSK-like codes for MSTENTSKECIRVMQKLLDIMRAGPELVVFMDRFLTNIQKCDRRVLMCDAVNSLFTEECFFTTKNLELFKNNIKIIAPPKLIQEKEVSSDRISFYPFKILGCGGFSTVHLGTLKNDSQNTKIAVKITESSLNEFMLEISAMCKLSHQNILPILGYNLENKMILTEYMEKGSLHDVCCFKNVPTTNHLYKYIFEVIQGLQFIHDNKFIHRDLSIRNVFVDENNSCKIGDFGFAVHVGNAGQFRSQGSRLETYHSSPESFYEQKFSYASDIFSLGILILEIMLSPAKITNPLLLRLPNVTIPKPKRCPDNLYRIIQSSLDINPQRRPTIKDFNVLIKSLLE; via the exons atgaGTACAGAAAATACATCAAAAGAGTGCATACGTGTTATGCAAAAACTCTTAGATATAATGAGAGCTGGGCCCGAATTAGTTGTTTTTATGGACAGATTTCTtactaatattcaaaaatgtgaCAGGAG GGTGCTGATGTGTGATGCTGTCAACTCCCTCTTCACAGAAGAATGCTTTTTCACAACGAAAAACTTGgaattgttcaaaaataatattaaaa ttattgcTCCACCTAAACTGATACAAGAGAAGGAGGTTTCTTCAGACAGAATCTCTTTTtatccttttaaaattttgggctGCGGTGGATTCAGTACTGTGCATTTgggtacattaaaaaatgacagccaaaatacaaaaatagctGTAAAAATAACAGAAAGTTCACTTAATGAGTTCATGTTGGAAATATCTGCGATGTGTAAATTATCTCACCAAAATATATTGCCAATACTTGGatataatttggaaaataagaTGATTCTTACAGAATACATGGAAAAAGGAAGTCTACATGATGTTTGCTGTTTTAAG AATGTGCCCACAACGAACCATTTGTACAAGTACATTTTTGAAGTAATTCAAGGACTTCAGTTCATCCATGATAATAAGTTTATCCACAGGGATTTGTCAATTCGAAATGTATTTGTCGATGAAAATAATAGCTGCAAGATTGGAGATTTTGGATTTGCTGTCCATGTTGGAAATGCAGGGCAGTTTAGGAGTCAGGGg TCAAGGCTAGAAACTTATCATTCTTCACCAGAatcattttatgaacaaaaattttcCTATGCCAGTGATATTTTCAGTTtgggaatattaattttggaaattatgCTATCTCCtgcaaaaataacaaatcCACTTTTGTTAAGATTGCCAAATGTGAC aatTCCCAAACCAAAACGATGCCCGGACAACTTATAcagaattatacaaagttCTCTGGATATAAATCCTCAAAGAAGACCCACtatcaaagattttaatgtacttATTAAGTCATTGTTagaataa
- the LOC126266515 gene encoding tyrosine-protein kinase SRK3-like, with amino-acid sequence MSTKNNKEEYIVQMLLEGIRDAPELVEFFEQFLTNLKKCDNRVLMCDAINSLFTEECFFTIKNCDMFKKIIKNIAPPKFIHDIEIPMDNLELDYGNILGRGGFGAVFLGKLTRDNQRKTVAVKAIQNPLLDIMSEIFAMSKLSHPNILPIIGFNFEKRLIITEYMENGNLHNVCFSLERPTTMQLFKYIHQVIKGLQHMHENKFIHRDISIRNIFINKDKTCKIGDLGLAVRVGETGQFKSLKKEVDCYHFAPEAYLKYTFSFATDIFSLGILILEVTHSPQTFNFSDEVARNLQFRFIKPERCPDVLYNIVRCSLVPDPNQRPSLNDFNNLFMEYLLHA; translated from the exons ATGAGTACGAAAAACAACAAAGAAGAATACATTGTGCAAATGCTTTTAGAAGGAATACGGGATGCTCCAGAGTTAGTCgaattttttgaacaatttcttacaaatttaaaaaaatgtgacaacag agtTTTGATGTGTGATgcaattaattctttattcaCTGAAGAGTGTtttttcacaataaaaaattgcgaTATGTtcaaaaagataattaaaa ATATAGCTCCACCTAAATTTATACATGATATTGAGATTCCAATGGACAATTTAGAACTTGATTATGGTAATATTTTGGGTCGAGGAGGATTTGGTGCCGTATTTTTGGGTAAACTCACTAGAGATAATCAAAGAAAAACGGTAGCAGTTAAAGCAATACAAAATCCATTGCTTGATATCATGTCGGAAATTTTTGCTATGTCTAAACTATCGCACCCaaatattttaccaattaTTGGGTTTAATTTCGAAAAGAGGCTTATTATTACTGAATACATGGAAAATGGAAATCTACATAATGTTTGCTTTTCTTTG GAGAGGCCCACAACGATGCAGCTCTTCAAATATATACACCAAGTAATTAAGGGACTTCAGCATATGCatgaaaataagtttattcaTAGAGATATATCTAtacgaaatatatttattaacaaagatAAAACGTGCAAGATTGGAGACCTAGGTTTGGCTGTTCGTGTCGGAGAAACAGgacaatttaaatctttaaag aaGGAGGTGGATTGTTACCATTTTGCTCCAGAAGCATACCTGAAATATACATTCTCGTTCGCTACCgatattttcagtttaggaatattaattttagaagttACACATTCTCCtcaaacattcaatttttcGGATGAAGTTGCAAGAAATTTACAATTCAG ATTTATTAAGCCAGAAAGATGTCCAGACGTTTTGTACAATATCGTACGATGTTCATTAGTACCAGATCCAAATCAAAGACCAtcgttaaatgattttaataatctttttatgGAGTATTTGTTACAtgcataa